The sequence AAAAGACGGACAAAAAGCACAGCAACTCATGCTCCAACATCTACATAGCGTCGAAGAAGTCCTCATGAAATACTTCGAGGACATCCAAGAATAAGAGGGACGGACCTCCAAAAAAGACCAAACCTTGATTTAACAAGGATTGAGCTTTGATGAAGGTCCGTCCCTCTTGATTTTTTATAAAATTACAAAAATAAGGTTGTGGTATGTAAGCGTTTTATTTATACTGTTACATATATTAGTCATCTGATGACCTGTTAACATGATTTGTTGGGGAGTTTGTGGGAGAAAATGAAATTCACTTTTAGAGGGGGAAGTTAGGATGAGTGTTGGTATGTTAGCTTTATTGGCGGCCATGCCTATTTTTTCGGTTTTCTTGTTTTTAGTTGTATTGAGATGGCCGGCAAAGAGAGCGATGCCTGTTTCGTTGATTGTGACCGTGCTGATGGCCATGTTTGTGTGGGAGGTGCCGGGGAATCAGATTGCAGCCGCAAGTGTGAAAGGGGTTGTAACCGCACTGGAAGTGGCAGTCATCGTATTCGGAGCGATTCTATTATTAAATACGTTAAAGGAAAGTGGAGCTGTTTTCACGATCCGCAAAGGATTCACGAGTATCTCACCTGACCGGCGCGTACAGACGATCATCGTTTGTTGGTTGTTCGGAGCTTTCCTGGAAGGAGCTGCAGGATGGGGAGCACCAGCGACGATCGTTGGTCCACTCCTCGTTGCGATCGGTTTTCCGGCCATGGGAGCCGTCATGGTCGCCTTAATCCTGCAATCGACTCCCGTTTCCTTTGGGGCAGTTGGAACTCCCATTCTGATCGGAGTGAATACAGGGTTAAAGGATTCACCATTGGTTCAGCGATACGTGGCAGAACAAGGAACGACCATGGATGCCTACATAAATGGAATCGGCGGTCAGGTCGCCATCATTCATGGGATCATCGGAATCTTCATTCCCCTCTTTATGGTCACCATGCTTACGTACTTCTTCGGAAGAAATAAATCCATCAAAGAAGGATTGGCCGTTTGGAAGTTTGCTATATTTGCAGGATTGGCGTTTACGATTCCTTATGCGCTTGTAGCGAACCTTCTTGGACCGGAATTTCCTTCCTTGATCGGTGGTCTAGTCGGCTTGGCCATCGTGGTGCCGGCAGCTAAAAAAGGATTATTCGTTCCAAAACGAACATGGGATTTTGACAAACCATCAAATTGGGACCCGGCGTGGAATGGTTCGCTGAAAATTGACGAAACAGAAAAACCCAAGAAAAACATTTCATTCCTTGCAGCTTGGATGCCATATCTCTTAGTAGCGGTCCTATTAGTTCTTACGAGGTTAAAATCGCTGCCTTTCACAGACTGGATACAGGCCTGGGTTTTATCAGCAGACAATGTATTTGGTACGACGATCTCGGTTGCATCAAAACCATTGAACATACCGGGAACGATTTTTATCTTCGTTTCACTGATCAGCATTTTTATCTATAAAATGAATATGAAAGATTACGGACGCGCCGTAAAAGATTCCTATAAAACCATCGTCTGTGCAATGGCAGCTTTAATTTTCGCTGTACCAATGGTCCAGGTATTCATCAATTCAGGTGTCAATGCTGCAGAGTATGCAAGTATGCCACTGGTGTTAGCTGAAGGGATTTCCAATGTATTCGGAAGTTATTGGCCACTGGCAGCTCCTACGATCGGGGCCATAGGTGCCTTTGCTGCCGGAAGTAACACCGTGAGCAATATGATGTTTTCCCTTTTCCAGTTTGGAGTAGCGGATAATATCCTGGCAACGCCTGCCGTGATTGTTGCACTGCAAGCAGTGGGAGGGGCCGCAGGGAACATGATTTGCGTTCATAATGTCGTTGCTGCTTCATCTGCTGCAGGGTTAATCGGAAAAGAAGGAAATCTCATTAGAAAGACGCTCATTCCAATGGGTTTTTACGTCCTATTTGCCGGGGGGATTGGGTACGTCTTGATTAATGGAATCGGCTTTAACATTGGCACGTTCATCCTGGTTGGAATTGTAGTGATGATTGCCGGCCTTATCATAAATGGGCAAAAACAAAGCAAGAAAGACTTGAAACAAACAGCATAAGGAATGGTCATATAGCAAGCTCCCATTAATAGTGAGCTTGCTTTGTTTTTAGCTTTTGAAATGGGTGTATGTCAATATGCTGAAAAAATGGGAATAATCAGCAGGTGAATTCAACACAAAAATCAACAGTTAACATTCAATCAAATTTCAACAGTTGAACACAAATACCATTATCATTTAAAAGAGGAATGACAAACGTATGCATCGAACTTACTAAAAGATAATCCAAACCAAGTCATCTGATGACCTGTTGACTTAAAGTGATCTACGTTTTACACTAGTACTATTAGTGAACTAGCAGAGAATTCCAATGAATTTTTCCGGAAAGTAAAGGTGAGGTCTATGAAAGTATCATTATTTGTGACTTGTTTAATAGACATATTTCAGACCGATGTGGGAATGGATACGGTTGAATTACTTGAAAGGCTTGGGTGTGAGGTTGATTTTCCAGAAAAGCAGACCTGCTGCGGTCAGCCTGCTTATAACAGTGGATATGTAGCGAAGGCGAAGGAATCAATGAAGCATATGATTTCGGTTTTTGAGAACTCGGACTATGTGATTACTCCGTCCGGATCGTGCGGAACCATGTTTAAGGAGTATCCTCATCTTTTTAAAGGGGACCTTGAATGGGAGGGGCGTGCTCAAGAATTAGCGGATAAAACGTATGAGCTTACTCAATTTATCGTCGATGTGCTGGGAGTCGAGGATGTAGGTGCGAAGCTCGATGGGGTAGCCACCTATCATACTTCCTGTCATATGACGCGTCTGCTGGGGGTGAAGGAAGCCCCTATGAAACTCCTAAGTCATGTGGAAGGGTTAGAAATGAAACCGCTGCCACATCGTCATGATTGCTGTGGATTTGGTGGGACATTCTCGGTGAAAATGTCCCCGATTTCAGAGCAAATGGTAGATGAAAAGGTGCAGCATGTGGAAGAAACAAAAGCTGATATTTTAATAGGTGCGGATTGCGGATGCCTGATGAATATTGGTGGGCGCATTGAGAGGCAGGGCAAGCCGGTAAAGGTCATGCATATTGCTTCTGTATTGAATAGTCGATAAGAAAGGAGGAAGGCAAATGGCAATGAAAATAGGAAATCAATCCTTTAACGATCGCGTTTCAAGCGGGCTAGCCGACACGTTTATGAGGGGAGCCGTTTCCTCTGCTCAAGGGCGTTTCCGGAATGGCCGGTTAAACGCGGCCAAAGAATTGGGGAATTGGGAAGATTGGCGTAAGCTTGGGGAAGAAATTCGTTCCCATACCATCGAAAACCTTGATTACTACCTTGAGCAATTGAGTGAAAATGTAGCGGGACGCGGCGGTCATGTGTTTTTTGCGGAAACTGCAGAAGAAGCCAACGAATATATTACAAATGTTGTGAAAAAAAAGGACGGTAAAAAAGTCGTTAAATCGAAGTCCATGGTGACAGAAGAAATCAATATGAATGAAGCCTTGGAAAAAGCGGGCTGCGAGGTTGTTGAGAGTGATCTGGGAGAATGGATACTTCAAGTCGATGATCACGATCCACCTTCTCATATCGTGACTCCTGCCCTTCATAAAAACAAGGAACAAATCCGGGAAGTATTTCGAAACAAACTCGGCTATGACAAGACAGAAAAACCGGAAGAACTGGCTTTATTCGCACGGGAAAAGTTAAGGGAAGAATTTCTTCAGGCTGATATCGGAATCACAGGATGTAATTTTGCCATTGCCGAATCAGGCACAATCTCTCTTGTGACCAATGAAGGGAATGCCCGTATGGTCACCACGGTGCCGAAAACGCAGATCACCGTAATGGGAATGGAGCGGATTGTCCCGACATGGGAAGAGATGGAGGTCCTCGTAAGCCTGCTGACCCGTGCCGCAGTCGGACAAAAGCTGACAAGCTATATCACCGCTCTGACGGGTCCTAAACAAGAAGGGGAAGTGGATGGTCCTGAAGAATTTCACCTTGTAATCGTCGACAATGGCCGTTCGAAAATCTTGGGTACCGCCTTCCAATCGATTTTACATTGTATTCGTTGTGCAGCGTGCATCAATGTGTGCCCTGTATATCGACATGTTGGCGGCCACTCGTATGGATCGATTTATCCCGGGCCAGTGGGAGCTGTCTTGTCTCCGCTACTTGGTGGATATGAAGATTATAAAGAGCTGCCGTATGCATCCACATTATGCGGAGCTTGTACGGAAGCATGCCCGGTTAAAATTCCGCTTCACGAACATTTACTCCGTCATCGTCAGGAAATCATTGAGAAGGAAGGAAAGGCCCCTATTTTTGAAAATCTATCCATGAAGGCCTTCAGTCTCGGAACGGCTTCACCAGCCATGTACAATATCGGGTCCAGATTCGCACCAACGACTTTTGCTGCTTTTACAAAAGACGGGAAGATTACAAACGGCCCGGGACCATTGAAAAACTGGACCGAATCCCGTGACTTTCCTGTACCGAAGAAAGATCGATTCAGAGATTGGTATAAAAAGAGACAGAAGGAGGGAAAAGCGGATGAGCATCGGTAATATCAAGAATCGTGATTCATTTTTGAATAACCTGGCATCTCACCTGGGAAGAGAGCGCAAATCGCATGTTGACAAGCCTCAATGGAATCACAACCCCCAATGGGAAGTGTACAAAGATTACTCTCAGGATCAACTCGTTGACGTATTTAAGAAGCAGTGCCAGATTATTCATACCGACGTACATGAAACCGTTGCTTCTGAGTTATCCACGCTGATCCCCCACCTTATAAGGGATTACGGTGGGAAAACAGTTGTGACCTGGGATGACCCGCGATTTGCCGAGTTTGGTCTATCTGATTTTGGAGATGACGGGATGGATGTACGTGTATGGGATCGAAATAGCGGAGAAGAGAATCTTGCTTATTCAGCGACTGCTGATATCGGTATTACCTTTAGCGATGCCACACTTGCCGAGTCGGGGACGGTTGTCTTATATAGTGATGATGGTAAGGGACGTGCAGTCAGCTTGCTCCCTGCTGTCTACATCGCCATCATCCCCAAAAGTACGATCGTCCCAAGGATGACCCAAGTGGCCAGAGACATTCACAATAAAATCGAAAGCGGTGAACGTGTCGCATCCTGCGTGAACTTCATATCAGGTCCAAGCAACAGCGCGGATATTGAAATGAATTTGATTGTGGGTGTGCATGGTCCTGTTAAGGCTACGTATATAATTGTGGATGATCAATGAAAAATCCTGGACCTGATTACTGGTTTATGTACCAGTGATCAGGTTTTTTTTATTAGAAAAGGGGAGGGGAACTTCTCCATCATTCACTCAATTTAGGCCAACCCCCACCATACCAATATCTCCTCTTCAACACGTGATTGACTCTTTATATTCATCATGTTACTATAAAGTCACATATTATAGGTGACCAATCATTCACATGTAAAACACAATGAAAGGATCGTTAATATGAAGGACGAACTTTCCACATTATTTAAGGCGCTGGGGCACCCGATAAGAAGGGAAATCCTGGACCTGTTAAAGCAGTCGGCAAGAACAACCGGTGAACTGAATGAGCATTTTCCCGAGGTGACAAGATATGCGATCATGAAACATTTGACGATCTTGGAGGAAGGGAATTTGGTGGTGGTGAAGCGGGAAGGGAAGTACCGACGAAATTACCTTAACGCGGTTCCGCTTCAGGAAATGCACAATCGGTGGGTAGGAAAGTATATGGAGTCTACCGCCAATTCGCTGTTAAAGTTACAGGCATTGGCAGAAAACAAAGGGGGAGAAGAAGGAATGGAAAGAAGTAAAGTATTTCGTATTGAGCAAGAATTGATGATAGATGCACCAAGGGAACAGGTATTTAAAGCGTTAACCGAGCAAGCGGGGGATTGGTGGGAGTTTAAATTGGCTCCTGAGGGAGTAAGTTCACAATTCACATTTGATCCTGTACCTGGTGGGCAATTTATTGAGAAGTGGCGTGAAAACGAGGGGGCACTTTGGGGAACGGTGTATTACGTTAATGCTCCTGAGGAAATCCGTCTCCATGGCCACCTTGGTATGCAAGGTGCCGTAAACAGTGCATACACATACCGCTTGATTGAAAAAGGCGATTCCACGCTTCTTCAGCTATCCCATACTGCATCAGGAGTCATTGAAGACGATTGGCAGGAAAAGCATTCAGAAGGGTGGAGTTACCTACTGGGTACCCTGCTGAAAAAATATGTGGAAGAGAAATAAAAATACGAAAAAGTTCATAAAAGGTGATAAAAATGGTAGATGTACTGACAGAAATAACCATTCGCTGCCCGCTTCATAAGGTTTCGGAGTATGCTTCCGATCCAGAAAATGCACCAGAATGGTACGTAAATATTGATTCGGCAGAATGGTTGACGGATAAGCCTTTATCCATTGACTCTCAAGTTGCATTTAAAGCAAAATTCTTAGGGAAGGAACTCTCTTACGTTTATGAAATTACGGAGTTTATCCCGGGTGAGAAGCTTGTAATGAAAACCGCAAACGGACCGTTTCCAATGGAAACCACCTATACATGGGAGGCACTTGATGAACAAGTGACAAGGATGACTCTCCGAAATCAAGGAAAGCCCACCGGTTTTTCTAAATGGGTGGCGCCTTTTATGTCTACCATGATGAAAAAAGCGAACAAAAAGGATTTAAAAAGAATCAAAGACATTTTGGAGAGCTAAAAGGAAGAAGGCTGTTTTCTTGAAACTAAAGAATTCAGCCTTCCTTTTTCTTGTGGAATGGTGAGCAAGAAAAATCTGGTGTGTATCCCCTGTCTGCCTAAAAAGAGAAGTCTGCTCCTGAAAAGGGGCAGACTGTATTCAGGTTCATTTGATCACCACATAAGGCCTCATCATTTCATAATCCTCATGCTCTAAAATATGACAATGCCAGACATATAACCCTGTATAAGGACCGAATGGCACAATAATCCGTGTCATTTCCCCTGGGTTTGCACAAACCGTATCTTTCAAGCCCTGCTCATTGGC is a genomic window of Rossellomorea sp. y25 containing:
- a CDS encoding lactate utilization protein C, whose product is MSIGNIKNRDSFLNNLASHLGRERKSHVDKPQWNHNPQWEVYKDYSQDQLVDVFKKQCQIIHTDVHETVASELSTLIPHLIRDYGGKTVVTWDDPRFAEFGLSDFGDDGMDVRVWDRNSGEENLAYSATADIGITFSDATLAESGTVVLYSDDGKGRAVSLLPAVYIAIIPKSTIVPRMTQVARDIHNKIESGERVASCVNFISGPSNSADIEMNLIVGVHGPVKATYIIVDDQ
- a CDS encoding SRPBCC domain-containing protein, coding for MKDELSTLFKALGHPIRREILDLLKQSARTTGELNEHFPEVTRYAIMKHLTILEEGNLVVVKREGKYRRNYLNAVPLQEMHNRWVGKYMESTANSLLKLQALAENKGGEEGMERSKVFRIEQELMIDAPREQVFKALTEQAGDWWEFKLAPEGVSSQFTFDPVPGGQFIEKWRENEGALWGTVYYVNAPEEIRLHGHLGMQGAVNSAYTYRLIEKGDSTLLQLSHTASGVIEDDWQEKHSEGWSYLLGTLLKKYVEEK
- a CDS encoding (Fe-S)-binding protein, encoding MKVSLFVTCLIDIFQTDVGMDTVELLERLGCEVDFPEKQTCCGQPAYNSGYVAKAKESMKHMISVFENSDYVITPSGSCGTMFKEYPHLFKGDLEWEGRAQELADKTYELTQFIVDVLGVEDVGAKLDGVATYHTSCHMTRLLGVKEAPMKLLSHVEGLEMKPLPHRHDCCGFGGTFSVKMSPISEQMVDEKVQHVEETKADILIGADCGCLMNIGGRIERQGKPVKVMHIASVLNSR
- a CDS encoding L-lactate permease produces the protein MSVGMLALLAAMPIFSVFLFLVVLRWPAKRAMPVSLIVTVLMAMFVWEVPGNQIAAASVKGVVTALEVAVIVFGAILLLNTLKESGAVFTIRKGFTSISPDRRVQTIIVCWLFGAFLEGAAGWGAPATIVGPLLVAIGFPAMGAVMVALILQSTPVSFGAVGTPILIGVNTGLKDSPLVQRYVAEQGTTMDAYINGIGGQVAIIHGIIGIFIPLFMVTMLTYFFGRNKSIKEGLAVWKFAIFAGLAFTIPYALVANLLGPEFPSLIGGLVGLAIVVPAAKKGLFVPKRTWDFDKPSNWDPAWNGSLKIDETEKPKKNISFLAAWMPYLLVAVLLVLTRLKSLPFTDWIQAWVLSADNVFGTTISVASKPLNIPGTIFIFVSLISIFIYKMNMKDYGRAVKDSYKTIVCAMAALIFAVPMVQVFINSGVNAAEYASMPLVLAEGISNVFGSYWPLAAPTIGAIGAFAAGSNTVSNMMFSLFQFGVADNILATPAVIVALQAVGGAAGNMICVHNVVAASSAAGLIGKEGNLIRKTLIPMGFYVLFAGGIGYVLINGIGFNIGTFILVGIVVMIAGLIINGQKQSKKDLKQTA
- a CDS encoding LutB/LldF family L-lactate oxidation iron-sulfur protein yields the protein MAMKIGNQSFNDRVSSGLADTFMRGAVSSAQGRFRNGRLNAAKELGNWEDWRKLGEEIRSHTIENLDYYLEQLSENVAGRGGHVFFAETAEEANEYITNVVKKKDGKKVVKSKSMVTEEINMNEALEKAGCEVVESDLGEWILQVDDHDPPSHIVTPALHKNKEQIREVFRNKLGYDKTEKPEELALFAREKLREEFLQADIGITGCNFAIAESGTISLVTNEGNARMVTTVPKTQITVMGMERIVPTWEEMEVLVSLLTRAAVGQKLTSYITALTGPKQEGEVDGPEEFHLVIVDNGRSKILGTAFQSILHCIRCAACINVCPVYRHVGGHSYGSIYPGPVGAVLSPLLGGYEDYKELPYASTLCGACTEACPVKIPLHEHLLRHRQEIIEKEGKAPIFENLSMKAFSLGTASPAMYNIGSRFAPTTFAAFTKDGKITNGPGPLKNWTESRDFPVPKKDRFRDWYKKRQKEGKADEHR
- a CDS encoding SRPBCC family protein, whose protein sequence is MVDVLTEITIRCPLHKVSEYASDPENAPEWYVNIDSAEWLTDKPLSIDSQVAFKAKFLGKELSYVYEITEFIPGEKLVMKTANGPFPMETTYTWEALDEQVTRMTLRNQGKPTGFSKWVAPFMSTMMKKANKKDLKRIKDILES